The Pseudomonas parafulva genome includes a window with the following:
- the gltP gene encoding glutamate/aspartate:proton symporter GltP: protein MKKAKLSLAWQIVIGLVLGVAIGALLNHFSAEKSWWISNVLQPAGDIFIRLIKMIVVPIVISSLIVGIAGVGDAKKLGSIGLKTILYFEVVTTIAIVVGLVLANLFHPGAGIDMSTLGTVDISKYQATAAEVQHEHAFIETLLNLIPSNIFAALMRGEMLPIIFFSVMFGLGLSSLQAELRDPLVRTFQAVSETMFKVTHMIMKYAPIGVFALIAVTVANFGFSSLLPLAKLVLLVYFAIAFFAFMVLGLVARLFGFSVIKIMRIMKDELILAYSTSSSETVLPRVIEKMEKYGAPKSICSFVVPTGYSFNLDGSTLYQSIAAIFIAQLYGIDLSWSQQLLLVLTLMVTSKGIAGVPGVSFVVLLATLGSVGIPLEGLAFIAGVDRIMDMARTALNVIGNALAALVISRWEGMYDAAKGELYYASLIAEKPETAMVGEAAKR from the coding sequence ATGAAGAAGGCAAAACTGAGCCTCGCCTGGCAGATCGTCATAGGTCTGGTACTGGGCGTTGCAATCGGCGCGCTCCTGAACCACTTCAGTGCAGAAAAGTCCTGGTGGATCAGCAACGTCCTTCAGCCTGCTGGTGATATCTTCATTCGCCTGATCAAGATGATCGTGGTCCCGATCGTGATCTCGTCGCTGATCGTGGGTATCGCTGGGGTTGGCGATGCCAAGAAGCTTGGCAGTATTGGCCTGAAGACCATTCTCTACTTCGAAGTCGTCACGACCATCGCTATTGTTGTGGGCCTGGTGCTTGCCAACCTGTTCCATCCGGGCGCGGGTATCGACATGAGCACCCTCGGTACTGTGGACATCTCCAAGTACCAGGCGACCGCCGCCGAGGTGCAGCATGAGCATGCCTTCATCGAGACCCTGCTCAATCTGATCCCGTCGAATATCTTCGCGGCGCTGATGCGCGGTGAAATGTTGCCGATCATCTTCTTCTCGGTCATGTTCGGCCTTGGCCTTTCGAGCCTGCAAGCCGAGCTGCGCGATCCTCTGGTACGCACCTTCCAGGCCGTATCGGAGACCATGTTCAAAGTCACCCACATGATCATGAAGTACGCGCCGATCGGTGTGTTCGCGCTGATCGCGGTGACCGTTGCCAACTTTGGCTTCAGCTCGTTGCTGCCACTGGCCAAGCTGGTGCTGCTGGTGTATTTCGCCATCGCCTTCTTCGCCTTCATGGTGTTAGGGCTGGTAGCGCGCCTGTTCGGTTTCTCGGTGATCAAGATCATGCGCATCATGAAAGATGAGCTGATCCTGGCCTACTCCACCTCAAGCTCGGAAACCGTCCTGCCACGGGTTATCGAAAAGATGGAGAAGTACGGCGCGCCCAAATCGATCTGCTCGTTCGTGGTACCCACCGGCTACTCGTTCAACCTCGACGGCTCCACCCTGTACCAGAGCATCGCGGCCATCTTCATCGCCCAGCTCTACGGTATCGACCTGTCGTGGAGCCAGCAGTTGCTGCTGGTGCTGACCTTGATGGTGACCTCCAAAGGCATCGCCGGGGTACCAGGCGTTTCGTTCGTGGTGCTGCTGGCCACCCTGGGTAGCGTGGGTATCCCACTGGAAGGCCTGGCGTTCATTGCCGGTGTCGACCGCATCATGGACATGGCGCGCACGGCGCTCAACGTGATCGGCAATGCCCTGGCGGCGCTGGTCATCTCCCGCTGGGAAGGCATGTACGACGCGGCCAAGGGCGAGCTGTACTACGCTTCGCTGATCGCCGAGAAGCCTGAAACTGCCATGGTGGGTGAAGCAGCCAAACGCTGA
- a CDS encoding DUF1328 domain-containing protein: protein MLSWAITFLIIAIVAAVLGFGGIAGAATGIAKILFIVFLVLFVASFFFGRGRR from the coding sequence ATGCTGAGCTGGGCTATCACTTTCCTCATCATCGCCATCGTCGCTGCAGTTCTGGGCTTTGGTGGTATCGCTGGCGCTGCAACGGGTATCGCCAAGATCCTGTTCATCGTCTTCCTGGTTCTTTTCGTTGCTTCGTTCTTCTTTGGACGCGGTCGCAGATGA
- a CDS encoding BON domain-containing protein codes for MPFAFRALALAVSLLPFVAMASDDPVHDARLEGSLQTAVSLNRILNPYRITVKVNGASARLAGEVENEVERRLVEEVALATSGIEKVDNQVQVNPELVERPLALRAYAQRTEDVTLTAVIRSRLLWSRLTEKAPIEVQSDSGVVTLRGRVDNPEAKELAGVVARTTEGVYLVNNLISLDTAAMIKAKDQPVDAPTGPQPSDAWIVDKVQSSYSFSRNLDGLNLKVVSQDGLVRLSGEVVSPEQKNIATDIARQIIGVRGVDADMLKVATKVEG; via the coding sequence ATGCCTTTCGCCTTTCGCGCGCTTGCGCTAGCGGTCAGTTTGCTGCCCTTCGTCGCTATGGCCAGTGACGATCCTGTCCACGATGCTCGCCTGGAAGGTTCGCTGCAGACGGCAGTGTCCTTGAATCGGATCCTCAATCCCTACCGAATCACCGTTAAGGTCAACGGCGCGTCGGCGCGTTTAGCTGGGGAGGTCGAGAATGAGGTTGAGCGACGTTTGGTCGAGGAGGTGGCCTTGGCCACTTCAGGTATCGAGAAGGTAGACAATCAGGTGCAGGTCAATCCTGAGCTGGTCGAGCGTCCACTGGCGTTGCGCGCTTATGCCCAGCGCACGGAGGACGTGACGCTTACGGCAGTCATACGGTCACGGCTGTTGTGGAGCCGCCTGACTGAGAAGGCACCCATAGAGGTACAAAGTGACAGCGGTGTCGTCACGCTCCGGGGGCGGGTAGACAACCCCGAGGCAAAGGAGCTTGCGGGCGTCGTGGCGCGTACGACCGAGGGGGTGTACCTGGTCAACAACCTGATCAGCCTGGACACCGCAGCCATGATCAAAGCTAAAGACCAGCCTGTGGATGCCCCGACCGGACCGCAGCCAAGCGATGCCTGGATCGTCGATAAGGTCCAAAGCAGTTACAGCTTCAGCCGCAACCTTGACGGGCTGAATCTGAAGGTGGTGAGCCAGGATGGCCTGGTCAGACTCTCCGGCGAAGTCGTCAGCCCGGAGCAGAAGAATATCGCGACGGACATCGCCAGACAGATCATTGGTGTGCGTGGGGTCGATGCCGACATGCTCAAGGTGGCAACCAAGGTTGAAGGGTGA
- the algB gene encoding sigma-54-dependent response regulator transcription factor AlgB, whose product MESAQDKQGRILLVDDESAILRTFRYCLEDEGYSVATANSATQAESLLQRQVFDLCFLDLRLGEDNGLDVLAQMRVQAPWMRVVIVTAHSAIDTAVDAIQAGAADYLVKPCSPDQLRLATAKQLEVRQLSARLEALEGEVRKPKDGLDSHSPAMMVVLETARQVATTDANILILGESGTGKGELARAIHGWSKRARKACVTINCPSLNAELMESELFGHTRGAFTGASESTLGRVNQADGGTLFLDEIGDFPLTLQPKLLRFIQDKEYERVGDPVTRRADVRILAATNLNLEEMVREGRFREDLLYRLNVITLHLPPLRERSEDILTLADRFLARFVKEYSRPARGFSDEARAALLNYRWPGNIRELRNVIERASIICPQEKVEISHLGMGEQPASNAPRVGAALSLDELERAHIGAVLAASDTLDQAAKTLGIDASTLYRKRKQYNL is encoded by the coding sequence ATGGAATCAGCCCAGGACAAGCAAGGCCGCATTCTGCTGGTGGATGACGAGTCCGCGATCCTGCGCACCTTCCGCTACTGCCTGGAAGACGAGGGCTACAGCGTGGCGACCGCCAACAGCGCCACCCAGGCGGAGAGCCTGCTGCAGCGCCAGGTGTTCGACCTGTGCTTCCTCGACCTGCGTCTGGGCGAGGACAATGGCCTGGACGTGCTTGCCCAGATGCGTGTTCAGGCACCGTGGATGCGCGTGGTCATCGTGACCGCCCACTCCGCTATCGACACGGCGGTCGATGCCATTCAAGCCGGTGCCGCCGACTACCTGGTCAAGCCTTGCAGTCCTGACCAGTTGCGCCTGGCCACAGCCAAGCAACTGGAGGTACGCCAGCTTTCCGCCCGCCTGGAAGCCCTGGAAGGCGAAGTGCGCAAGCCCAAGGATGGCCTGGACTCCCACAGCCCGGCCATGATGGTCGTGCTGGAAACAGCCCGCCAGGTAGCAACCACAGATGCCAACATCCTGATCCTGGGCGAGTCCGGGACCGGTAAAGGTGAGCTGGCCCGCGCCATCCACGGCTGGAGCAAGCGTGCGCGCAAGGCCTGCGTGACCATCAACTGCCCGTCGCTCAATGCCGAGCTGATGGAAAGCGAACTGTTCGGCCACACGCGAGGGGCCTTTACCGGCGCCAGCGAGAGCACCCTTGGCCGCGTCAACCAGGCGGACGGCGGTACGTTGTTCCTCGATGAAATCGGTGACTTCCCCCTGACCCTGCAACCCAAGTTGCTGCGCTTCATCCAGGACAAGGAATATGAGCGTGTCGGCGACCCCGTCACCCGCCGGGCCGATGTGCGCATCCTCGCCGCCACCAACCTCAACCTGGAGGAAATGGTGCGCGAGGGCCGTTTCCGCGAAGACTTGCTCTACCGCCTGAACGTCATCACCTTGCACCTGCCGCCCCTGCGCGAGCGCAGTGAAGACATCCTCACGCTCGCCGACCGCTTCCTGGCCCGCTTCGTCAAGGAATACTCAAGGCCAGCACGCGGCTTCAGCGACGAGGCACGCGCAGCGCTGCTCAATTACCGCTGGCCGGGCAACATTCGCGAATTGCGTAACGTGATCGAGCGGGCCAGCATCATCTGTCCCCAGGAAAAGGTCGAGATCAGCCATCTGGGCATGGGCGAGCAACCGGCAAGCAACGCGCCGCGTGTAGGGGCCGCCTTGAGCCTGGATGAGCTTGAGCGCGCGCATATCGGCGCCGTGCTGGCTGCCAGCGACACGCTCGACCAAGCTGCCAAGACCCTCGGGATCGACGCGTCGACTCTGTATCGCAAGCGTAAGCAGTACAACCTGTGA
- a CDS encoding inhibitor of vertebrate lysozyme family protein — MSRLLRNAVAGVLMMSATAAALAANDGQLRVDQLLGSDAEYRESWQDAVEGEERLPDWVLNLTGSSPQQMSAVTEDGDKYLVGPLCEAADKCTYKRLIVAFSWDKDDAYGMLVEVPEGLPSDKSPTRHAQYRWLGKPDDGMKAMLQEQLKRDPNWY, encoded by the coding sequence ATGAGCAGGCTGTTACGCAATGCCGTAGCTGGCGTTCTGATGATGAGCGCCACTGCAGCAGCGCTGGCGGCCAATGATGGCCAGCTACGCGTCGATCAATTGCTGGGTAGCGACGCCGAGTACCGGGAATCCTGGCAGGACGCCGTAGAAGGCGAGGAACGCCTGCCCGATTGGGTGTTGAACCTGACGGGAAGTTCGCCTCAGCAGATGTCGGCGGTCACGGAAGACGGTGATAAATACCTCGTAGGCCCGCTCTGCGAAGCCGCGGACAAATGCACTTACAAGCGTTTGATCGTCGCATTCAGCTGGGACAAGGATGACGCCTACGGGATGCTGGTGGAGGTACCGGAAGGCCTGCCCAGCGACAAGTCGCCTACCCGCCATGCGCAGTATCGGTGGCTTGGCAAACCGGACGATGGCATGAAAGCCATGCTCCAGGAGCAACTCAAGCGGGACCCGAACTGGTACTGA
- a CDS encoding KinB sensor domain-containing domain, with protein MKLRTRLFLSISALVTVALLGLLLGLVSVLQMASAQQALVRDTNHSLDVGLKLRQNLGEQLILLLDTDTAPDQLQALQDNFQHLLDQSLADGGQRPGFSEARDHYQAFLEAYHATPAPSRSLAVDQPLGAAFNQVRTDLIDSHKQALANIARSEEQSRARALLVGGVLGLMGLVVLVLGFITAHNIARRFGQPIEALAKAADQLGKGNFDVTLPITQASELNQLTRRFGIMADALRKHQATNVDELLAGQQRLQAVLDSIDDGLLIIDRQGLLEHLNPVAQRQLGWNDSRVGSSLAEALERPELEQQLCQVLRGGSLDRQPDDLHIDVDEETRLLTYSLTPVSHPQGPILGAVMVLHDVTEQRAFERVRSEFVLRASHELRTPVTGMHMAFGLLRERVKFPEEAREYDLLETIGEEMQRLTQLINDLLNFSRYQSGLQKLDLAPCAVDELLERAQLRFADQAGQKQIELVLALEPPLPRIQADVAQLDRVLDNLLHNAVRHTPQGGRIRLHARRHAERVIISVEDTGEGIAYGQQARIFEPFVQVGRKKGGAGLGLALCKEIVQLHGGRMGVFSRPGEGTQFYLALPV; from the coding sequence ATGAAGCTGCGCACGCGGCTCTTTCTCAGCATCTCGGCGCTGGTCACGGTCGCCCTTTTGGGGCTGCTGCTTGGCTTGGTAAGCGTCCTGCAAATGGCTTCGGCCCAACAGGCGCTGGTTCGCGACACCAATCACTCGCTGGACGTGGGGTTGAAGCTACGCCAGAACCTCGGTGAGCAGCTCATTCTGCTGCTGGATACGGACACGGCTCCAGATCAGTTGCAAGCACTGCAAGACAATTTCCAACACCTGCTCGACCAAAGCCTGGCCGACGGTGGCCAGCGGCCTGGGTTCAGCGAAGCCCGCGACCACTACCAGGCATTTCTGGAGGCTTACCACGCAACCCCGGCGCCTTCGCGCAGCCTCGCCGTGGACCAGCCACTGGGCGCCGCATTCAATCAAGTGCGCACCGACCTGATCGATTCCCACAAACAAGCGCTGGCCAACATCGCTCGCAGCGAAGAACAAAGCCGTGCCCGCGCCTTGCTGGTCGGCGGCGTGCTGGGCCTGATGGGCCTGGTGGTCCTGGTTCTGGGCTTTATCACTGCCCACAACATTGCCCGCCGATTCGGGCAGCCCATCGAGGCCCTGGCCAAGGCAGCCGATCAGCTCGGCAAGGGCAATTTCGATGTCACGCTCCCGATCACTCAAGCTAGCGAGCTGAACCAGCTCACGCGTCGCTTCGGGATCATGGCCGACGCCCTGCGCAAGCACCAGGCCACCAATGTCGACGAATTGCTCGCCGGGCAGCAGCGGCTGCAAGCCGTGCTCGACAGTATCGATGATGGCCTGCTGATCATCGATCGACAGGGCTTGCTTGAGCACTTGAACCCGGTTGCTCAACGCCAACTGGGCTGGAACGACAGCCGTGTTGGCAGCAGCCTGGCCGAAGCCCTGGAACGACCTGAGCTGGAACAGCAACTGTGCCAGGTGCTGCGCGGCGGCAGTCTGGACCGGCAACCGGACGACCTTCACATTGATGTTGACGAGGAAACGCGTCTGCTGACCTATAGCCTGACGCCCGTCAGCCATCCCCAGGGCCCGATCCTGGGCGCTGTGATGGTGCTTCACGACGTGACAGAACAGCGTGCCTTCGAGCGGGTGCGCAGCGAGTTCGTGCTCCGCGCCTCCCACGAGCTGCGCACGCCTGTCACCGGTATGCACATGGCGTTCGGCCTGCTGCGCGAACGGGTCAAGTTTCCCGAAGAAGCGCGTGAGTACGATCTGCTGGAAACCATCGGCGAAGAAATGCAGCGCCTGACCCAGTTGATCAATGACCTGCTCAACTTCAGCCGCTATCAAAGCGGCCTGCAAAAGCTCGACCTGGCGCCCTGCGCCGTCGATGAACTGCTGGAGCGGGCGCAATTACGCTTCGCCGACCAGGCGGGCCAGAAGCAGATCGAACTGGTCCTGGCCCTGGAACCGCCATTGCCACGCATTCAGGCTGACGTTGCCCAGCTCGACCGTGTGTTGGACAACCTGCTGCACAACGCGGTCAGGCATACCCCACAGGGCGGGCGCATCCGCCTGCATGCGCGGCGCCATGCCGAACGCGTGATCATCAGTGTCGAGGACACGGGCGAGGGTATCGCCTATGGCCAGCAGGCCCGTATCTTCGAGCCGTTCGTGCAAGTAGGGCGCAAGAAAGGTGGAGCCGGCCTGGGACTGGCCTTGTGCAAGGAAATCGTGCAGTTGCACGGTGGGCGCATGGGCGTCTTCTCGCGACCAGGTGAAGGTACCCAGTTCTACCTGGCCCTGCCGGTCTGA